One Lysinibacillus fusiformis genomic window carries:
- a CDS encoding helix-turn-helix domain-containing protein, translating into MGMAKKIKLLMVERDITASKLAEKLGTSQSNISNKLKRDNFSEKELEDIAEVLEAKYEAHFVLEDGRKF; encoded by the coding sequence ATGGGAATGGCAAAGAAGATTAAATTGTTAATGGTTGAAAGAGATATTACAGCTTCTAAATTAGCTGAAAAGCTTGGTACCTCCCAATCGAATATTTCCAACAAACTAAAGAGAGATAATTTCAGCGAAAAGGAATTAGAAGATATTGCAGAAGTATTAGAAGCTAAATACGAGGCTCACTTTGTTCTAGAGGATGGACGTAAATTTTAG
- a CDS encoding sporulation protein Cse60, which yields MLEAKDNGILENMINKFLYDLPEGDFIDIKFSTTPVTYMQDHFVYTARIIYKTN from the coding sequence ATGCTTGAGGCGAAGGATAATGGAATTCTTGAAAACATGATTAATAAATTTTTGTATGATTTACCTGAGGGAGATTTTATTGATATTAAGTTTTCTACAACTCCTGTTACTTACATGCAAGATCATTTTGTTTATACAGCTCGTATTATTTATAAGACTAATTAA
- a CDS encoding helix-turn-helix domain-containing protein, with translation MNEMGEKIRIALIKKGMTLTQLAEKLEVSQPNLSKKLKRNKELRKIAELLDMKFEAYFIMEDGTKI, from the coding sequence ATGAATGAAATGGGGGAAAAGATACGAATTGCTCTCATTAAAAAGGGCATGACTTTAACACAACTAGCTGAAAAGCTAGAGGTATCTCAGCCAAATTTATCGAAAAAATTGAAACGAAATAAAGAATTACGCAAAATTGCAGAGTTGTTGGATATGAAGTTTGAAGCTTATTTTATAATGGAAGATGGTACAAAGATATAA
- a CDS encoding ERCC4 domain-containing protein, with the protein MIHYHYTDTELNKILKTLTIVVDTREQVNGHIMDYLRSKDVPIKLKKLDTSDYGAMIPKNEELGIARDIYLNSRVERKASVDEIVGNLGKDERTRFENELIRSQDIPLTLLLEDPEGYKKILNGTYRSKYDPLALLGSLNTFKARYGFEIVYLDNKFSGNFIYYHFYYQMKNYLKSGAF; encoded by the coding sequence ATGATTCACTACCATTACACAGATACCGAACTAAATAAAATCCTAAAAACACTCACAATTGTGGTTGATACTCGTGAACAAGTAAATGGTCATATCATGGATTATTTACGCAGTAAGGATGTGCCAATCAAATTAAAAAAACTCGACACTAGCGATTATGGAGCAATGATTCCTAAGAATGAAGAGTTGGGTATTGCGCGAGACATTTATTTAAATAGCCGGGTTGAGCGCAAAGCTAGTGTAGATGAGATTGTGGGCAACTTAGGTAAAGACGAGCGTACACGCTTCGAAAATGAATTAATCCGTTCGCAAGATATACCTTTAACATTGTTATTAGAAGATCCAGAAGGCTATAAGAAAATACTAAACGGAACCTACAGGAGTAAATACGACCCACTTGCATTACTTGGCTCGTTGAATACTTTCAAGGCTCGTTACGGCTTTGAAATTGTTTACTTAGATAATAAGTTTAGTGGGAATTTTATATACTATCACTTTTACTACCAGATGAAAAACTATCTAAAGAGTGGGGCGTTTTGA
- a CDS encoding helix-turn-helix domain-containing protein → MAFEYLAAYTTFESVADMDKSLEDHIAVHYFNLTESERAIVFKLASHSLEHPGACHLKAATIATALEISTKTVYRSIKKLESLGIIDKVPGTKLNGIKGASIYRILPYVPSSVSQRETANEASNDAVCPPQSENQSSKSFNLSSFKTSTLQQVYIDAHAEKEACKEYMNEYQVILFDFMNSLPLADNLKDELHKVVLAAQVHSAPDFIKAKNVLFKIAMDIKEGVLTVASTLRAVFVGAYSKAVERSSMKSSKSSSVEDKTHKERPVPFYNWLNERDSFPQITKCMYRSCT, encoded by the coding sequence ATGGCATTTGAATACTTAGCAGCATACACAACATTTGAATCAGTAGCAGATATGGATAAGAGTTTGGAGGACCACATAGCAGTTCATTACTTTAATTTAACTGAGAGTGAACGTGCCATCGTTTTCAAGCTTGCTAGTCATTCACTGGAACATCCGGGGGCTTGTCATTTGAAGGCAGCCACAATTGCTACAGCATTAGAGATTAGTACAAAGACAGTTTATCGGTCAATTAAGAAATTAGAGTCATTGGGCATCATCGATAAAGTACCTGGTACGAAATTAAACGGCATAAAAGGGGCTAGTATTTATCGTATTTTACCTTATGTCCCATCGAGCGTGTCCCAACGAGAGACAGCTAACGAAGCTAGTAATGACGCGGTTTGTCCTCCACAATCTGAAAACCAATCATCTAAATCTTTTAATCTTTCTTCTTTTAAAACAAGCACTTTACAGCAAGTATATATAGATGCTCACGCTGAGAAAGAAGCTTGTAAGGAATACATGAATGAGTATCAAGTGATACTGTTTGATTTCATGAATAGCTTACCTTTAGCAGATAACCTAAAAGATGAATTACATAAGGTTGTATTAGCTGCTCAGGTTCATAGTGCACCTGACTTCATAAAAGCTAAGAACGTCCTATTCAAAATTGCTATGGACATTAAAGAAGGTGTACTGACAGTTGCTAGTACATTAAGAGCTGTATTTGTAGGGGCTTATAGTAAGGCTGTTGAGCGTTCAAGCATGAAGTCTAGTAAATCATCATCTGTGGAGGACAAGACCCACAAAGAACGTCCAGTACCGTTTTATAATTGGTTAAACGAACGTGATAGTTTTCCACAAATAACTAAGTGCATGTATCGATCATGTACTTAG
- a CDS encoding cation diffusion facilitator family transporter — translation MNSSKVAFLSVISNSLVVILKIIVGLITGSVAVLSEAIHSFLDLMASLITFFSVRISNKPADKEHPYGHGKVENISGTIETLLIFVAGIWIIYECIHKIIAPSPIKLPFLGILVMLFGAIINIFVSRIVYRTAKRTNSVAMKSNALHLLTDVYTSLGVAFSLLIVHLTGWYILDPIIGIFLACFIMMEAFKLMKESFPPLLDARLSADEEEKIIQIIELYKEEYIEYHDFRTRRSGAEEYIDFHLVVASNKDIKTVHELCDRIENKIQHHFSKSHILIHMEPENEKLN, via the coding sequence ATGAATTCTTCAAAGGTTGCTTTTTTATCCGTTATTAGCAATTCTCTTGTAGTTATACTTAAAATTATTGTCGGACTCATTACTGGTTCGGTTGCTGTTTTGTCGGAAGCTATTCATTCATTTTTGGATCTGATGGCCTCGTTAATCACTTTTTTCTCAGTGCGAATATCCAATAAACCGGCGGATAAAGAACACCCTTATGGACATGGTAAAGTCGAAAATATTTCTGGGACAATCGAAACCCTTTTAATTTTTGTGGCTGGTATTTGGATTATTTATGAATGCATTCACAAGATTATTGCACCCTCTCCAATAAAACTTCCGTTCTTAGGTATTCTTGTAATGCTATTTGGCGCTATCATTAATATTTTCGTTTCTAGAATTGTCTATAGAACTGCTAAGAGAACCAATTCAGTAGCCATGAAATCGAATGCTCTTCATTTGCTAACTGATGTCTATACTTCGCTGGGAGTCGCTTTTAGTTTATTAATCGTTCATTTAACAGGGTGGTATATTTTAGACCCTATCATCGGGATTTTCTTAGCATGTTTTATTATGATGGAAGCTTTTAAATTAATGAAAGAATCTTTTCCCCCATTACTTGACGCAAGATTGTCAGCTGATGAGGAAGAAAAAATCATTCAAATTATCGAATTATATAAAGAAGAGTATATTGAGTATCATGATTTCCGAACGAGACGCTCAGGCGCTGAGGAGTATATTGATTTTCACTTAGTAGTAGCCTCAAATAAGGATATAAAGACCGTTCATGAACTCTGTGACCGTATAGAAAATAAGATTCAACATCATTTTAGTAAATCTCACATTCTAATCCACATGGAGCCAGAAAACGAAAAGTTAAATTAG
- a CDS encoding ETX/MTX2 family pore-forming toxin, protein MKKKIMKTLLCATMGISILTPLAVSAKTEDNNEQQLITQINQRENSFPNVGLGTQWLFQYYDKYLRADGLLRVAPVVTVEDLEVINSYGQLAMEPQVISTTPLWAGQSDLENATDREQTLNSTEFRKTYSNTTTSSTEHGFMLGTETSLSTGIPFLAEGKITLKAEYNFNSTQAHESSETVEYVAPTQAIIVPPQTIARVTATLDVKKIKGKMDLHSEIGLNKEVYGSDKITMYHVFEGIKGSVSLGSIYDDAYKQAEKDGYSEIPEIKALSRSSNNPDYFLASGVGSFESEYGSIFNVKVEYINIKTKKIDKTENIVIQPKIKSLTE, encoded by the coding sequence ATGAAGAAAAAAATTATGAAAACATTATTATGTGCGACTATGGGGATAAGTATTTTAACACCCTTAGCGGTATCCGCCAAAACAGAGGATAATAACGAGCAACAATTGATTACACAGATTAACCAGAGGGAGAATAGTTTCCCTAATGTAGGACTAGGCACTCAGTGGCTTTTCCAATATTACGATAAATATTTAAGAGCAGATGGATTACTTCGTGTTGCTCCAGTTGTAACTGTGGAAGATTTAGAAGTTATAAATTCTTATGGTCAATTAGCAATGGAACCCCAAGTAATAAGTACTACCCCACTTTGGGCTGGACAAAGTGATTTAGAAAATGCGACTGACCGTGAACAAACTTTAAATTCAACAGAATTCCGTAAAACTTATTCCAACACTACAACTTCTTCTACAGAACATGGATTCATGCTAGGGACTGAAACATCTCTTTCAACTGGCATACCCTTTCTAGCAGAAGGAAAAATCACCTTAAAAGCAGAATATAATTTTAATAGTACTCAGGCGCATGAATCCTCTGAGACTGTAGAGTATGTAGCCCCAACTCAAGCAATTATTGTTCCACCACAAACAATTGCTCGTGTAACGGCAACATTAGATGTAAAAAAAATTAAAGGTAAAATGGACCTTCATTCAGAAATTGGATTGAATAAAGAAGTATATGGTTCCGATAAAATCACAATGTATCATGTATTTGAAGGTATTAAAGGTTCGGTAAGCCTTGGTTCTATTTATGACGATGCCTACAAGCAAGCAGAAAAAGATGGGTATAGTGAAATACCTGAGATTAAAGCTCTTTCAAGAAGTTCTAATAATCCCGATTACTTTTTAGCTAGTGGAGTGGGGAGCTTTGAATCAGAATACGGCAGTATTTTCAATGTTAAAGTTGAATATATAAATATAAAAACCAAAAAGATTGATAAAACAGAAAATATAGTTATACAACCTAAAATAAAATCACTAACAGAATAA
- a CDS encoding DUF421 domain-containing protein, with product MNDISYLRIAIETVITFFVLLTLTRFLGKKQLSHLTFFNYVTGITIGSMAANMVVLSTNDYTKDLLSLVIWCLLTTILSYISLKSGKIRVILDGQPTIIIKHGEIDRKALKRTGVNIDDLTMMIRQYQTFSITEIDYAILEPNGRLSILKKPEYQGTQKSDLKIYPSSPAYLPIEIITDGKLLPKNLLEVGKSRDWLNKELSKVKIKDVEEVFYAEIQSDGGLFIQKF from the coding sequence ATGAACGATATAAGCTACTTGCGGATAGCCATTGAAACAGTTATAACTTTTTTTGTCCTTCTAACTCTTACACGCTTTTTAGGAAAAAAACAATTAAGTCATCTAACCTTTTTTAACTATGTAACAGGAATAACAATAGGTTCGATGGCTGCAAATATGGTTGTTCTGAGTACAAATGATTACACAAAAGATTTACTCAGCTTAGTAATTTGGTGTTTACTTACTACAATTCTTAGTTATATAAGTCTTAAGTCTGGGAAAATTAGAGTCATCCTTGATGGTCAACCTACAATCATTATAAAGCATGGAGAGATAGACAGAAAAGCATTAAAAAGAACAGGTGTTAATATCGATGACTTAACGATGATGATTAGGCAATATCAAACTTTTTCAATAACAGAAATAGATTACGCTATTCTAGAACCGAATGGTAGACTTAGTATTCTCAAAAAGCCTGAATATCAAGGTACACAAAAAAGTGATTTAAAAATATATCCTTCATCTCCAGCATACTTGCCCATAGAAATTATTACTGATGGGAAATTATTACCTAAAAATTTATTGGAAGTTGGTAAAAGTAGAGATTGGTTAAATAAAGAGTTAAGCAAGGTAAAAATAAAAGATGTGGAAGAAGTGTTTTATGCTGAAATTCAATCTGATGGAGGTTTATTTATACAAAAATTTTAA
- a CDS encoding helix-turn-helix transcriptional regulator codes for MTAYKVDTKDEFIKLVQSEILTTSEVLEELQISRQALNSLVKRGKLVPVKELSRDKLFLREDIESRKEAAKELHTKYRPYDE; via the coding sequence TTGACGGCATACAAAGTAGATACTAAAGATGAATTTATTAAGTTGGTACAATCTGAAATATTAACAACCTCAGAAGTTTTGGAGGAACTACAAATATCTCGACAAGCTTTAAACTCGCTTGTAAAGCGCGGTAAGTTAGTTCCAGTAAAAGAATTAAGTCGAGATAAATTATTTTTAAGAGAAGATATAGAAAGTCGAAAAGAAGCTGCTAAGGAGCTTCATACAAAATACAGACCATATGATGAATAA
- a CDS encoding M15 family metallopeptidase: protein MTSVTTTCRDLAELTPAAQTACRLLFQECFKAGIYNIFITETYRSQERQKYLYAQGRTRPGQIVTWTLNSNHKSRLAWDIAVGPPQSLYDVTTLNRVGAIARKLGITWGGDWVGSIDRPHFEVKASWKMPKGYVLGKVIVPSNSKMQVQLIVEDKKEEIKVAQNTNWNPGSPAMKTETENYVAKAVKDGIIQASHLKDLQNGTMTTDRLIGLYITIQQRRTTK from the coding sequence ATGACAAGCGTAACAACAACATGTCGAGACTTAGCGGAGTTAACGCCTGCAGCACAGACGGCATGTCGATTGCTATTTCAGGAGTGCTTCAAGGCAGGCATCTATAACATCTTCATTACAGAAACATATCGCTCACAGGAACGCCAAAAGTACTTATATGCTCAGGGTCGTACTAGACCTGGGCAAATTGTTACCTGGACCTTAAATAGCAATCACAAATCACGTTTAGCATGGGACATTGCTGTTGGTCCTCCACAATCTTTATATGATGTGACTACTCTTAATCGAGTAGGGGCTATCGCACGAAAGCTAGGCATTACATGGGGCGGTGATTGGGTAGGCAGTATTGACCGACCACACTTTGAAGTTAAAGCAAGTTGGAAGATGCCAAAAGGTTATGTGCTAGGAAAAGTAATTGTACCAAGTAACAGTAAGATGCAAGTCCAATTAATTGTGGAAGACAAAAAGGAGGAAATTAAAGTGGCACAAAATACTAATTGGAATCCAGGTTCACCAGCTATGAAAACTGAAACAGAAAACTATGTTGCTAAGGCTGTAAAGGATGGGATTATTCAGGCTTCACATTTGAAGGATTTACAGAATGGTACTATGACAACTGATCGTTTGATTGGATTGTATATTACGATTCAACAGCGACGAACAACTAAATAA
- a CDS encoding phage holin family protein, producing MERWIAAVSGLIGTLVSYSVDGLGMAVTVLIGFMAIDYFTGIMGGIVNRNLNSRIGFNGIIRKIYYLMLVGSVYLLALVIPGIEYAGDGAAIAFCVLEFISITENGTKMGLPTPDFIKNILAIVKDKSGEGNVK from the coding sequence ATGGAAAGATGGATTGCTGCAGTAAGTGGATTAATTGGCACTTTGGTGTCTTATTCTGTGGACGGTTTAGGGATGGCTGTGACCGTATTAATTGGCTTCATGGCTATTGACTACTTTACAGGAATTATGGGTGGAATCGTAAATCGCAATCTTAACAGCCGGATTGGTTTTAACGGCATCATACGAAAAATTTATTACTTAATGCTAGTCGGTTCGGTGTATTTACTAGCATTAGTTATTCCAGGTATCGAGTACGCAGGTGATGGTGCAGCCATTGCATTCTGTGTACTCGAATTTATTTCTATCACGGAAAACGGTACAAAGATGGGCTTACCTACACCTGACTTTATTAAAAACATTTTAGCAATCGTGAAGGATAAATCAGGGGAGGGGAATGTTAAATGA
- a CDS encoding N-terminal phage integrase SAM-like domain-containing protein, with protein sequence MIIKKMQFRVVNSLWMKNPADRILWMEEYVDLKLEPNTFYNYESTIKNHILPHLGKYKVKSLTPHVLQQFINLKTREGYARQTLSIIIGILSKALNHAVYPYKYIKENPMHYVELMKDKKRKPTREDLKI encoded by the coding sequence GTGATTATCAAAAAAATGCAATTCCGAGTTGTTAATTCATTATGGATGAAAAACCCAGCGGATCGTATCCTTTGGATGGAAGAATATGTGGACCTAAAATTAGAGCCCAATACGTTTTATAATTATGAATCTACTATAAAAAATCATATATTACCTCATTTAGGTAAATATAAAGTAAAATCCTTAACTCCACATGTGTTACAGCAATTTATTAATTTGAAGACACGTGAAGGCTATGCTCGCCAAACATTAAGTATAATCATAGGTATCTTAAGCAAAGCATTAAATCATGCAGTATACCCATACAAATACATCAAAGAAAATCCTATGCATTATGTAGAACTAATGAAGGACAAAAAACGAAAACCTACTCGTGAAGACTTAAAGATTTAA
- a CDS encoding Ig-like domain-containing protein — MKKILGLLIAIILFSFSLDTFYESKAVAATIGQQLLQPEEGWKRFNNDYKSFKYSSNMITHTDSKAFQGDHRLVPSTNPGNGSLEFKFKGTQFRIISLKIRNGNAFASSNVKVNIDGITQTYNPINSDDTFGYQILLYEKTGLEDVVHSVEIYTDDNKVLVIDAIDIDVDGEIYPPDTIVESLEINKETLDLTVGSSESLIATILPENATNKNKVIQWTSSDPEIASVDSNGNVIGKKAGKVTITATNTDESNLSATTEVTVKEAEIDANRAILRLTTTTKDIHEYDLSITEIEQFMNWLDGREIGQGKPYYKFNLNVTTGNIVSRTEYIMYDKIVSFTVDEYK, encoded by the coding sequence ATGAAAAAAATTTTAGGCTTGTTAATAGCGATTATTTTATTTAGTTTTTCATTAGATACGTTTTATGAAAGCAAGGCAGTGGCAGCGACTATTGGACAGCAGTTATTACAACCAGAAGAAGGTTGGAAAAGGTTTAATAATGATTATAAATCTTTTAAGTATAGCAGCAATATGATTACACACACAGATTCAAAAGCATTTCAGGGAGATCATCGTTTAGTTCCTAGTACAAACCCAGGAAACGGGAGTCTTGAATTTAAATTTAAGGGTACACAATTTAGAATAATATCACTTAAAATTCGAAACGGTAATGCTTTTGCTAGTTCAAATGTGAAGGTTAATATTGACGGTATAACACAAACATATAATCCTATAAATAGTGATGATACTTTTGGATATCAAATATTATTGTACGAGAAAACTGGTTTGGAAGATGTTGTGCATTCAGTGGAAATATACACGGATGATAATAAAGTTCTTGTCATAGATGCAATAGACATAGATGTTGACGGTGAAATTTATCCACCCGATACAATTGTAGAATCACTTGAAATAAATAAAGAAACATTGGATTTGACTGTTGGTTCCAGTGAATCACTTATTGCAACAATTCTTCCAGAAAACGCAACCAACAAAAACAAAGTAATTCAATGGACAAGTAGTGATCCAGAGATTGCTTCTGTCGATAGCAATGGAAATGTAATTGGAAAGAAAGCTGGTAAGGTGACAATTACTGCAACAAATACTGATGAAAGCAACTTATCAGCAACAACAGAGGTTACAGTAAAAGAAGCAGAAATCGATGCAAATAGAGCAATTTTAAGACTTACAACGACGACTAAAGATATTCATGAGTATGATTTATCTATAACAGAAATAGAGCAATTCATGAATTGGTTAGATGGTCGTGAAATTGGACAGGGGAAGCCGTACTATAAATTTAATTTGAATGTAACGACTGGAAATATCGTTTCAAGAACAGAGTATATTATGTATGACAAAATTGTTAGTTTTACAGTCGATGAATATAAGTAA